A window of [Clostridium] innocuum genomic DNA:
CGTTGAATTGAGAGTGATGTAAGCAGTGCAGCAAGGCCTTTTGCATCCTGCAGGGATGCATTATATCCCGGGATGATGGGTATGCGTGGAAGAACACAGAGCTGATGTTTCACACTCCATGCAAGGTTTTCCAGTATCAGATCATTGTTGACGCCGGTCCCAAGAACGTGCTGTTCTGTGTCATAATGCTTGATATCGAACAGTAAAAGATCAAACAGCGGGGCAAGCTTTTGAAATACAGCGGGCTGGATATATCCGGTAGTTTCAACTGCGACATGGATTCCCTCCTGCTTCAGGCGTAAAACAAGTGCCTTTGCAAATGACGGCTGTGCCAGAGCTTCTCCGCCGGAAAGTGTAACACCACCCTGAGATTCTTCATAAAAGTCGCGGTCCTGCAGGCAGGTTGCGACAACCTCATCAGCATCCCTGCAGACGCCTTCCACCTGCAGGGCTTTTGCTTTACACGTAGCGATGCAGCGAAGACAACCAAGACATTGTGCATCGTCGATCACAATACGGCTGCCCTTTCTTTGAACTGCCTGCTGCGGACATGCCTTTATACATGCGCCATCCTGTATACAAACAGATGCATCATATAATATCTGTGTCTTTGAAAGCTGAGACTCCGGATTGGAACACCAGCGGCAGCGAAGCGGACAGCCTTTCAGAAAAACGGTTGTCCGAATACCGGGACCGTCGTGTATGCTGAATTTCTGGATATTGAATACCATACCTTTACACATTAACATCACTCCTTACTACCGTTATCATAGCACAGGAGTGATAAATTGTAAAATAAATATTTCAAATGAAACAAATATTGTATTCAAATGAAATATTCATCTTGACTTAACTCAATAATATGATACTATAATAGTGTATTGCTTGAATTTATATTTCATATGAAACTAAAAATAAGCGTGGAGGAAAGCATATGGAAAACAGAGAACACTTTGGAACACTCACAGAAAGAATGCATAGCTTCAGAGAGGAGCTTCTGAATACAGAGGCATCCATTGACGCCACACGTGCTGTGCTTGCGACACAGGCATATCAGGAGCATGCGGATAAGCCGCTGCTTGTAAAGCGTGCTTTCATGCTGAAAAATATTTTGGAGAATATGCCGATCTTTATCGAGCCGCAGACACTGCTCGCTGGTAATCAGGCTAAGAAAAACCGGGCAGCACCTGTCTTCCCGGAATATGCGATGGATTGGGTTATAAAAGAGCTGGATGAATTCGAGCTTCGTGACGGGGATGTTTTTCAAATCGATGATGAGACAAAGGAGGAACTAAAAAGCATCGCTCCTTACTGGTATCATAATACAACACTGGATAAAGGACTTGCCATGATTCCTCCGGAAAGCAGAATCTTTTATGATCTCGGTATTATCAAAGCGGAAGGAAATATCACAAGCGGAGATGCACACATCGCTGTTGACTATGGAAAAATTATGCGAAAAGGGCTCAGGTATTATGAGCAGCGAACCTTGCAGGAGAAAAGGAAGCTGGATATGACAGATCCGGATAGCATTTCCAAATATCATTTTTATGAGGCGATTCTGATCGTCATTGCTGCCGTACAGGCATTTGCAAAGCGCTATGCTGAGCTTGCGCTTGCACAGGCTGAAGCAGCACAGGGAAAACGAAAGCAGGAATTACAGAAAATGTCGCAGATACTGGACAGGGTGCCGTATGAACCGGCTGAAAATTTTCATGAAGCTATACAGTCCATGTGGCTTGTCCACCTCGTTTTACAGA
This region includes:
- a CDS encoding glycyl-radical enzyme activating protein; the protein is MCKGMVFNIQKFSIHDGPGIRTTVFLKGCPLRCRWCSNPESQLSKTQILYDASVCIQDGACIKACPQQAVQRKGSRIVIDDAQCLGCLRCIATCKAKALQVEGVCRDADEVVATCLQDRDFYEESQGGVTLSGGEALAQPSFAKALVLRLKQEGIHVAVETTGYIQPAVFQKLAPLFDLLLFDIKHYDTEQHVLGTGVNNDLILENLAWSVKHQLCVLPRIPIIPGYNASLQDAKGLAALLTSLSIQRVQLLPFHQFGEKKYEMLNRDYEMKHKKALYPEDLRDYQQIFLNQGIDCFF